In the genome of Raphanus sativus cultivar WK10039 chromosome 9, ASM80110v3, whole genome shotgun sequence, the window ACTTCtataaaagttttttatatgttatttttgtaattgtaaatttacaaaaaaacttCTATAGAGCagatttctaaaaaatatattcatttatatatattggcTTACTTATCTAATAAGCATGTTAGTTTTGTAAATTGTTGAAGTTTTacagatatttgattttttaatagaaatcttctattaaaatatacaaaatagtcAATCGCAAAATTAACCTAGTATTAACTAGAAGAAGGCTTCCCCAGCACGAAAACCTTGAACCCGTGAGATGCTTTACTTAATTTCTTCAAACACTCGAAACTTCACCACAGAAAATACCTATTCattattgacaaaaaaatcaagaacTTGAGTGACTCCAATAATCTCACCAATTTTGTAATTAGAATGTTGAGCTTTTGGGATAAAATTAGTGAGAAAATGAAAGAGAAATGTTTGTGTATATCTCGATTTTAAGtgcatttaaaattttgaaattgaatgttcATGGTGTTTTCGGTGTATTGATGACAATGACAATATTGTACTTGACGAAAATGAGGATAATTGAGTAAaccattcatttcaaaaaaacaaaaaaaaataatgatactTTCGTGAATAATTTAAACTTCTAGAATAAATAGtgcaaaatgaaaattttaaaaataaaaacacaagtTACATTTGTATTTAACTTCAAGTTTTAGGTCATATAATCATAACTccctaaatttatatatattaaagatgTTAAGGATGAGTTATAACTAACTCTGTTCATGTGTTTTGTGTAAGTTTACTGTATATATGTTGTGTCAGTCATATTTATGTATGTTATAACTAGAATTATACATGATATATGCAGGTTTGcacaattttaatttatgcTTGATAATCGGATTTGTACCTTTTTTATGTAGGATGTTCCGAGTAGTGGTCCTTAGTCTTTTCTCCCTAGCCTTAGAAtcgttttcaatcatatttatcaCCCTTGTTTTCccttaaaatgaaacaatgatAATGTAACACTCTAGCAGTAACTCTAACCAGTTGaaccaaatgtttttttttatcgaaaccaaatattttttttttgttaaccagGAGGTTCAAGTACTATCTGGAGTTCTGGACATTGTCCGAATCGTAATCCACTCAAGGCACGGCTAAGACCGGGTTCTGCTCCCAACTTTATTCGAACCCGTGGATCTTTCCTTGGACTTACATAAATGCCTttggtaacaaaaaaaagatcaacCACTAGACCAACTAAGTGTTGGTTAAACCACACCCAATGTATTTTGGCTCGAACTTATACATAACATGAGACTTGTATCATAGACTAAGATTGGATATACACATGCTATACAGTCTAACTTATACATGATATAGTTGTATCGTTATGCATGTTACATTTTAAGTTTTAcatattaactagattttgacccgcgcttttgaagcgcggaatattttacgatgaaaaatttcactaataatttaacaaatattttggtaaattttaaagagtgtgtatttaaaatatttttgcatttaaaccagtatttttaaattcaacccgattgtgattatacggttaatccggagatctgacaattcaatttatgtttttaaaaatattcatattagaaaatcactaaaatccgagactaaccgattgaactgatggatgaccgatatgtaatctaattgaatttaaattgtaatagcttcataatttgtaatctaataatcgaaattttaaagttcactattttgcaatttatgatagtaaactttaaaattatgacgtttctacaaaattttaaagagaaaatgatagatataaaataactaagattaattattgtgttatttggaaacattgatagtattataaaaatatattgtttggaaacattgatagtagtataaagaaataaatatattgtttggaaacattgatagtagtataaagaaataagtatattatttggaaacatggatagtagtataaagaaagaaacataaagtgatttaatgtatgtttaactataaagtataaatgtgtatttaatttaaaaacttacaaaataaatattaggtccaacagaatgtttctgttttaataagatcgATTACTGAGTTTATACAACTTAATTGGAATAGTTATTAACATATTGCCTTATTTACATATACCCGTTGGATTCATACGTTTTGTTGCTTAACCAATAAAAAGGTTTCATGTGCTTAGATCTCTTGTGATACCATACGAAATCCAAGTACAATCCAATTTCTTTACGTTTTGTTGCTTAACCAATAAAAAGGTTTCATGTGCTTAGATCTCTTGTGATACCATACGAAATCCAAGTACAATCCAATTTCTTGTGCTTAGattttcttccttctttttaTGGAAAAAGTTCATGTTAACGCATGTTCAATTTCTCAAAGCGTTAGATGCAATTATTTGAAATGActttacttcttttttaataaggCATTGTGGACAAACACTTTTCTAGCAGCTTTGGACCAccaacctatatatatatatatatatatatatatatatatatatatttacaacttTTTTCCAGTGGCGTtagatgcaatttttttttttccaaaaaataccAAAAGAATATCGAGATGGAATGGAAGCCTATTTAGTGGAGTGATTTAACTAAAGATTCCCCAATGATTCTCCATCAGGAAGTCTGAATTTCAAGtttagaaaaagataaaattatgtgaatttttgaaaaaactatttataaaagatCTGTATTATGGCATAAAAAATACTGTCAAGCGTAGATTTCATATGGTAATTCAGATGATGCAAACCAAGCGCTTGTATCTTGGTGGTAAAGGAGGTACAGCTGTCTGTCCGCCATCCGGGTTCGAATCTTGGCCATAACGGATTTAACACCCATTCTGTTGGAGCGCTGGACCCCTTTCGGAGGGATAGTTGGGAAATGTGACTGCCCAAATACcagagttataaaaaaaaaactcagatgATACAATAAATCTTCATAAGATATGtcgaattgtcggctgtaaagtCGTATGTATTATTTCATAGttttgtaataacataattatgaagtgtttaaaaaaatatagatatagaACTATCTTCAATCTATTTATATTTGAGAAAATTGTTTTTAGGCTAAAAATGATAACTATGTCCTAATAtgctaatttttattttgtaccATTTTTTCTCTAATACTCTTtagtattattcaaaataaatcaaataaatagattaacaaattaaaaaaaatcaaaaataactACTAATAAAATACCTATAtcaacttattagtattttttccaattctaaatatgtttaaatcataatttcatatatttttacagaaaatagaattgacattctacacagtaaaaaaatgtaatctattttttttcattaaatctaCTATGTTGAAAATACGTGATATACGTAAATAATTGTAATCtaaatatatttggaaaatATATTCCGTGCTTAACCTATTGTTCTAAAATCTATAGAAATCAGAATCTACacattactataaatctaaaacttgtAAAAATTTGAATCTACACATTACTGTAAATCTAAAAAATAGTAGAAATCGATTTTCAAACATATCTAATGTATTCTACATATTGTAGAAAAAATATTCTACGGATAATGATAATCAATTCCGAAAATATCAGAAGcgaatatttggaaatattcagtttcattatatttattaaatcgtttaaaaaaaaaaaaagaaaacttgtgctttataaaatctgtatttaaattaaaaataatagtaagaatgtttaatattttttagtttaaaaaatcaatatttttctagtaacaaataataacaaatcaatattttcacaattttcttaatttttgttttgaaaattgatttaataaatattagaaaACTGAATCTttccaaatattaatatttttttaatattttacgtagatcacatattataaatatttgtgtaatatttttattatagttttttatttgctagcaacaaataataaaaatcaatatttttaatattaaaaatacaaaaaacttcgacatttagtttttgttttgcttggggatttttaatatttttattttacttttattaaaattatattttaatctttaaCAACTGTTTAGTTAATTGTAGTTTCAAacttttaattgaaattaaggATACTATTgccattttgaaaatatttagcATAATAGGACatgaaatatatgagtttaGCTTAATATGACATATTCATCATTTTTGGACTAAAATTTTTTTccctttatatttttgtataaccTCTTTTCTGGTCTGTTAGAATTGGTTTAATCATGGAGTTCCAACCtaaaatcaattggtgataAATGGATtgaatttaactttttatatactACTTAACTTCCTTTACTATTCTTGATATGGGATATAATATTCTTAATATCCTTCCTTGAGATGATGATTCTTATCTGATAGAAATCTCAGAACTTTAGAATAATTATACTCGGCCGAGCGAATTAATTACGACATATATAGTTAGATACGACTTTTAAACCCAGTCGAAAGGATTATAATTAATTAGGGGTATATGGTATTTAGGATATGAGCTTTGATACCATGTTACATTTGAGTTTAATCATAGGCCTCCTTGAAAGAATCATGTTTATTATGAATTTTCAACTTAAAATCAGTTTGTGTAATAAGTGGATTGACACTAAtcgtttatatattatttaatatctcttaaaattCCCGAAGTATGatataatatttctaatattgTCAAACATTAAACTAGTTAAGATTTgcattcttatttttattttattttttattcgcaatctttagaatattattattcaCTTTTCCGGCATCTTCATTAGTATATTCTCCTATTAgtgaatattaatattaaaaaatcactaaaatccgagactaaccgattgaactgatggatgaccgatatgtaatctaattggatttaaattgtaatagcttcataatttgtaatcttataatcgaaattttaaagttcactattttgcaatttatgatagtgaactttaaaattataacgtttctacaaaatttaaagagaaaatgatagatataaaataactaagattaattattgtattatttggaaacattgatagtagtataaaaatatattgtttggaaacattgatagtagtataaaaaaataaatatattgtttggaaacattgatagtagtataaagaaataagtatattatttggaaacatggatagtagtataaagaaaggaacataaagtgatttaatgtatgtttaactataaagtataaatgtgtatttaatttaaaaacttacaaaataaatattagatccaacagaatgtttttgttttgataagaTAGATTACTGAGTTTATACAACTTTATTGGAATAGTTATTAACATATTGCCTTATTTACATATACCCGTTGGATTCATACGTTTTGTTGCTTAACCAATAAAAAGGTTTCATGTGCTTAGATCTCTTGTGATACCATACGAAATCCAAGTACAATCCAATTTCTTTACGTTTTGTTGCTTAACCAATAAAAAGGTTTCATGTGCTTAGATCTCTTGTGATACCATACGAAATCCAAGTACAATCCAATTTCTTGTGCTTAGattttcttccttctttttaTGGAAAAAGTTCATGTTAACGCATGTTCAATTTCTCAAAGCGTTAGATGCAATTATTTGAAATGActttacttcttttttaataaggCATTGTGGACAAACACTTTTCTAGCAGCTTTGGACCAccaacctatatatatatatatatatattacaactTTTTTCCAGTGGCGTtagatgcaatttttttttttccaaaaaataccAAAAGAATATCGAGATGGAATGGAAGCCTATTTAGTGGAGTGATTTAACTAAAGATTCCCCAATGATTCTCCATCAGGAAGTCTGAATTTCAAGtttagaaaaagataaaattatgtgaatttttgaaaaaacgATTTATAAAAGATCTGTATTATGGCATAAAAATACTGTCAAGCGTAGATTTCATATGGTAACTCAGATGATGCAAACCAAGCGCTTGTATCTTGGTGGTAAAGGAGGTACAGCTGTCTGCCCGCCATCCGGGTTCGAATCTTGGCCATAACGGATTTAACACCCATTCTGTTGGAGCGCTGGACCCCTTTCGGAGGGATAGTTGGGAATGTGACTGCCCAAATACcagagttataaaaaaaaattcagatgaTACAATAAATCTTCATAAGATATGTCGAATTGTCGTCTGTAAAGTCGTATGTATTATTTCATAGttttgtaataacataattatgaagtgtttaaaaaaatatagatatagaACTATCTTCAATCTATTTATATTTGAGAAAATTGTTTTTAGGCTAAAAATGATAACTATGTCCTAATAtgctaatttttattttgtaccATTTTGTCTCTAATACTCTttagtatttttcaaaataaatcaaataaatagattaacaaataaaaaaaatcaaaaataactACTAATAAAATACCTATAtcaacttattagtattttttccaattctaaatatgtttaaatcataatttcatatatttttacagaaaatagaattgacattctacacagtaaaaaaatgtaatatatttttttcattaaatctaCTATGTTGAAAAATACGTGATATACGTAAATAATTGTAATCtaaatatatttggaaaatATATTCCGTGCTTAACCTATTGTTCTAAAATCTATAGGAATCAGAATCTACACATtactataaatttaaaacttgtAAAAATTTGAATCTACACATTACTGTAAATCTAAAAAATAGTAGAAATCGATTTCAAACATATTTAATGTATTCTACATATTGTAGAAAAAATATTCTACGGATAATGATAATCAATTCCGAAAATATCAGAAGcgaatatttggaaatattcagtttcattatatttattaaatcgtttttttaaaaaaaaaataagaaaacttgtgctttataaaatctgtatttaaattaaaaataatagtaagaatgtttaatattttttagtttaaaaaatcaatatttttctagtaacaaataataacaaatcaatattttcacaattttcttaatttttgttttgaaaattgatttaataaatattagaaaACTGAATCTttccaaatattaatattttttttaatattttacgtagatcacatattataaatatttgtgtaatatttttattatagttttttatttgctagcaacaaataataaaaatcaatatttctaatattaaaaatacaaaaaacttcgacatttagtttttgttttgcttggggatttttaatatttttattttacttttattaaaaattatattttaatctttaaCAACTGTTTAGTTAATTGTAGTTTCAAACTTTTAATTGAATTAAGGATACTATTgccattttgaaaatatttagcATAATAGGACatgaaatatatgagtttaGCTTAATATGACATATTCATCATTTTTGGACTAAAATTTTTTTccctttatatttttgtataaactCTTTTCTGGTCTGTTAGAATTGGTTTAATCATGGAGTTCCAACCtaaaatcaattggtgataAATGGATtgaatttaactttttatatactACTTAACTTCCTTTACTATTCTTGATATGGGATATAATATTCTTAATATCCTTCCTTGAGATGATGATTCTTATCTGATAGAAATCTCAGAACTTTAGAATAATTATACTCGGCCGAACGAATTAATTACGACATATATAGTTAGATACGACTTTTAAACCCAGTCGAAAGGATTATAATTAATTAGGGGTATATGGTATTTAGGATATGAGCTTTGATACCATGTTACATTTGAGTTTAATCATAGGCCTCCTTGAAAGAATCATGTTTATTATGAATTTTCAACTTAAAATCAGTTTGTGTAATAAGTGGATTGACActaatcatttatatattatttaatatctcttaaaaattcCCGAAGTATGatataatatttctaatatgGTCAAACATTAAACTAGTTAAGATTTgcattcttatttttattttattttttattcgcaatctttagaatattattattcaCTTTTCCGGCATctctatttatggagtaatgtttttattttttggtcatcactccatttcccactccattttccactcaatttctcaatttggagtaaattatggagtggggttggagatgtccttagggtttgattttcataatttaatttcataGTATTGTGAAGTAAGAACCTAATATTCGTCTACGTTATGAACCAAAAGGAATTCGGTTTTACCAGAATTCTAAATGATcttcaaaaaattcaaaatcacaAAATCCAGTTTGAATCACTGAGTACATTAGATCGGAAAACCAAAACAGAATAAAAACTAATTCTGTCAATCTAAACCGTGAAGTCTTTAACATATCCATGCAACTCCTTGAAGTGCCTCTTGGATCATCCCTGTTGTGGCTATTTTTGTCCCTTTATGCTGCAATCAACATTGAAACATATATACATCAATTTCGGTTTACTCATATTCCGGTTGAgtaacataaaattattaaacttatgTTAATGATTGTACCTTGCAATTGACGGTTAAGCAGAGTAAACCGTCCCCGGTCGAGGACTGTACCGAGTGAGAATCCAAATTGAGATCACTAATCACATCCATTATCTCAAGCAATATCCCTTCTCTCCAAGCACATCTAAGCTCAATAACCACCTCATTGCCAAACAAACCGATCCTTAGATTATCAGTTAAACCAGCGTAACCGGTATCAGCTGGTTCATCCTCTCCTACATTCACATCACTCTCCTTCCTCTTGGTGTTCAAACAATTAGCCGATGCtctctcatcttcatcttccgATTTCTTCCTTTTCGTAGGCATTCGCATCTCTGTATCGGTATATTCTCTGCAAGATTCCAGTTCTTGAACCCGTCTTTGCAGTTTTTGAAGATAATCAATCGTATCATCAAGAATCGACACTTTATCGATCTGATAAACAACAACAGATAAGATTACCTCCTTCAAAACATAGTATTTCATAACATGCACATACAAAACGTTTTCGAGTCTATGTCCcaacattttaaaaatgatttacatagacctctaatttttttttgaaaagataaacTCTTACTAACTGGACTATAGTCCTCAAAATTTCAGAGCTGGCtctatatattagttaatttttgtCGTTAGAGTTAAATACAAAACACTATTAAAGCAAAGTGTTGGATTAACGTTACCTTACTAGTCGAAGGAATGATTGATCTCAACGTCATGAACCGATCGTTCAACTTCTCTCGGCGTTTCCTCTCGGTCAAGGCGTGGTTCCCGGTTTCATCCCCAACCTTAAACATGTTATCTTCGGGTGTGTCTGGTAACAACAACTCCTTCTGGTGCATCCGAGGAACCTCGAAAATAATCTTCTTTATCATGTTTTGCGACTTCTCTCCCAACGTTTTTGCTGATAATGACGACCGCCTCCAGCGCGTGAAACTTGACCGCTTATCAAAGTTCTGAAACTGCGGTCCAAGAATGAGCTGATGCGTTGTTTTGAATATCGTCGAGATCACGCCTTGGTAATGAACATCATCGTCCATATTCAAACGGTTACTCTGTTCTTGGATTTGACTTAACCGTTGAGTCCTACTCTTTCTTGGATTGCAAGAAACTCTCCCGGTTGTTCCAACTAACGTCTGGGAAACGCAATCGCTAGAGTTAAGCGGTTGGTGAACGCAGTTATTGAGTTCTTCACCCACAAACCGCCAGCTTTGTACCTGAGACGCACTACCACCGTTGATAAACGAATCATGATCCTCTAGTTCTTGTTCAAACCCACTTGTAGAAGTTGTGGGAAAAGCTTCAGTTCCAAGAATGTACTTATCGCTGTTTAGAGGATCAAATATTTCTTGATAATCAGATCTCGTTGATATAGTTCCATAAGGATGAGCTTCAAGGAATAACGTCTTCACGCATTGTATCACGTTCAAGTCCTCTGTAATCtaaattaatttaacaaaataaagaatttaaatatctcttttaaattttataaattacaattaaacattttataaaaaaaaaaagaaaatgtaataaaattatTGGCTTACATGTTCGGTTGTGCCAATCTCAAAGACTCCTCCAAGAAATGGGAAGCAAACTACTGTCAGAAGCGAagcactcttttttttttgtaaaacccCACATGAAAATGAACGTTTTCAGTATAGTGTTAGCGTTTCCAGTAGcaaaaaataactcaaaaaaCTTACTTTAGCCAGAAGAGAGCGAGTGAAGACTTTGCTATCGGCGGTATGAGCGTTGCATAGCCATATTGGTTCTCCGTTTGCTAATGCTCCTCCCGTTATTCTACATTAAAAAGACGGAACTAACCTTTATGAAACAAACCAAATTGGCGTTTTGTTTTCGCCTTTCTAGTATAGTTTATGAACCGTATTGACTTTATTTTTAAAGGTTAACTCATTtctaaaacacacaaacatatatTCTAGAGATTGCGGTTGTAACAATCAAACTCTTTCAATGTCGGAGGAATAGCTCCTATGGAAGATGATAATTTAAGAAGGACTAtgataaacaattttttttgtccttttttaatttttattttttttaggaGACAAAATCAAATactctttattttaatattaaatgtttgAGGTTGACAAAAGTAAACATTAAATGTTTGCGACTTCTAATACAAATCTTGAAGTATAGTTTTCTTTAGAACCAATCTAGAAGTATGTAGTTTACAATCACCAAAAAATAGATTGATCTTTGGAAATTTGCAAGAGTTTacatttatattagtttttaactagatataaattacatattttcttaatatatttcttttagtgCGAGCTGCGATGGATTATAATGAAGACGGAATTACCCTTCACCATTGTTGAAGACGAAAGACATGCATACTAGGTAGTACCACTCGGTGTCGGTGAGATCTTCAGGAGAGAGAGCCGAAGCGGAAGCTCGTCTACTGACCTGAGAGCCACCGGAGGCTGAGGAATCCGCGAGCGAGAGAGATTCATAAAGCTCTCTAAGCTGCTCGCTTCTCTCAAGACCCAACTGGTCAGCTTTGACTTCCACTGCTTGAATCGTCTTCCTCGTCTTAATGTCTCCATTGTAGTATCCATCTCCCCATTCCAGCATTCTATTTacataaactcaaaaaatactgataaaataattaaataaaacttttactttAGAGAAAGAGGCTAAAGGAGATTAAGAGATGTACCCTGGTTGAGAAGCAGAGATAGACCAAAATATTCCATAGCTCCATTGAATGTTTCGAACTGAAACTGCGAGGTGTTTCTTCAGATTTTCCGGCACGGTTCTGTTTTCTCCGGTAGCCATTTCTATTCATCTCTGTAgcatccacacaaaaaaaataatcagaCTCTTATCTAGAATAGGAAAGAAGCAGAATGGATTTTCAGGTTATGACTTGTGACGTGAGTTAGTGATTTTTACATGACACTGGTTCGGTTTGGGGAAGGGAGAAGACAGCAAAACccatgatatttattttgaaccTTCTATATATGGGAAAAATATTAACAAGAATTAAATAcaactccctctgtttcaactCCGTTTTACAAGAGATGAAATTTTAGAAAGTTTTGACGTTtcaaaatatatgatgttttcatttttaacgtgattttttaatttatcaaaaactgtataaccaatgatttttataatgtttttttgtaattagtcaaatagttttaaatttatattttagtcatacttttaaaaataaaaaacaattttcttaataactGTGCATAGCCTAAAACTTAGAGTATTTTGGAAAGATGGAGTAATATTTAGTTtctatgacaaaaaaaaggagtaatatttagtttttgaaGTTACTATTGTTGTGGTGGAATTGAGCTTTA includes:
- the LOC108824417 gene encoding transcription factor EGL1 — its product is MATGENRTVPENLKKHLAVSVRNIQWSYGIFWSISASQPGMLEWGDGYYNGDIKTRKTIQAVEVKADQLGLERSEQLRELYESLSLADSSASGGSQVSRRASASALSPEDLTDTEWYYLVCMSFVFNNGEGITGGALANGEPIWLCNAHTADSKVFTRSLLAKSASLLTVVCFPFLGGVFEIGTTEHITEDLNVIQCVKTLFLEAHPYGTISTRSDYQEIFDPLNSDKYILGTEAFPTTSTSGFEQELEDHDSFINGGSASQVQSWRFVGEELNNCVHQPLNSSDCVSQTLVGTTGRVSCNPRKSRTQRLSQIQEQSNRLNMDDDVHYQGVISTIFKTTHQLILGPQFQNFDKRSSFTRWRRSSLSAKTLGEKSQNMIKKIIFEVPRMHQKELLLPDTPEDNMFKVGDETGNHALTERKRREKLNDRFMTLRSIIPSTSKIDKVSILDDTIDYLQKLQRRVQELESCREYTDTEMRMPTKRKKSEDEDERASANCLNTKRKESDVNVGEDEPADTGYAGLTDNLRIGLFGNEVVIELRCAWREGILLEIMDVISDLNLDSHSVQSSTGDGLLCLTVNCKHKGTKIATTGMIQEALQGVAWIC